One stretch of Nicotiana tabacum cultivar K326 chromosome 18, ASM71507v2, whole genome shotgun sequence DNA includes these proteins:
- the LOC107819408 gene encoding beta-glucosidase BoGH3B-like isoform X1 has protein sequence MGRMSIPMMGFVVLCLWAVVAEGEYVKYKDPKQPVGARIKDLMKRMTLEEKIGQMTQIERKVATADVMKQNFIGSVLSGGGSVPAPKASAQVWTNMVDEIQKGSLSTRLGIPMIYGIDAVHGHNNVYGATIFPHNVGLGVTRDPDLVKRIGAATALEVRATGIPYAFAPCIAVCRNPRWGRCYESYSEDHRIVRSMTEIIPGLQGDLPAKSKNGVPYVGGKTKVAACAKHFVGDGGTLHGVDESNTVISSNSLFSIHMPAYYDSLRKGVATVMVSYSSWNGRKMHANRDLVTGFLKDKLKFRGFVISDWQGIDRITDPPHANYSYSVQAGIMAGIDMIMVPENYREFIDTLTSQVKANIIPMSRIDDAVKRILRVKFVMGLFENPMSDPSLANQLGSQEHRELAREAVRKSLVLLKNGKTPSQPLLPLPKKAPKILVAGTHADNLGYQCGGWTIEWQGVAGNDLTIGTTILTAIKKTVDPSTQVVYQQNPDANFVKSNKFSYAIVVVGEVPYAEMFGDSSNLTIAEPGPSTISNICGSVKCVVVVVSGRPVVLEPYVSKMDALVAAWLPGTEGQGVADALFGDYGFTGKLARTWFKRVDQLPMNFDDAHVDPLFPFGFGITTKPVKGY, from the exons atgggGAGAATGTCAATACCCATGATGGGTTTTGTGGTGTTATGTCTATGGGCAGTGGTAGCAGAAGGAGAATATGTGAAATACAAGGACCCAAAACAGCCAGTAGGAGCTAGAATCAAGGATTTGATGAAAAGGATGACACTTGAGGAGAAGATTGGTCAGATGACTCAGATTGAGAGAAAAGTTGCCACTGCTGATGTTATGAAGCAAAACTTCATTG GGAGTGTATTGAGTGGTGGAGGAAGTGTCCCTGCACCTAAGGCCTCTGCTCAGGTTTGGACCAATATGGTAGATGAGATTCAAAAGGGTTCTCTTTCGACCCGTCTTGGTATTCCCATGATTTATGGAATCGATGCCGTTCatggtcacaacaatgtctatgGGGCTACAATCTTTCCTCACAATGTTGGGCTTGGTGTTACCAG GGATCCTGATCTTGTGAAGCGTATTGGGGCTGCAACTGCACTTGAAGTTAGAGCTACAGGAATTCCATATGCCTTCGCTCCCTGCATTGCA GTATGTAGAAATCCTAGATGGGGCCGTTGTTATGAGAGTTACAGTGAAGATCATAGGATCGTTCGAAGCATGACAGAGATCATTCCTGGCCTGCAAGGAGATTTACCTGCTAAATCAAAGAATGGTGTTCCTTATGTCGGAGGAAA GACTAAGGTTGCGGCCTGTGCTAAGCACTTTGTGGGAGATGGTGGCACGTTGCACGGCGTTGATGAAAGTAACACAGTAATCAGCTCAAACAGTTTATTTAGCATCCACATGCCTGCATATTATGACTCACTCAGAAAGGGTGTTGCAACGGTTATGGTGTCTTACTCAAGCTGGAACGGAAGAAAGATGCACGCCAACCGAGATCTAGTCACTGGCTTCCTTAAGGACAAGCTCAAGTTCAGG GGTTTCGTCATTTCAGATTGGCAAGGGATTGACCGGATTACTGATCCACCTCATGCTAACTACTCTTATTCAGTTCAAGCTGGAATTATGGCAGGAATCGACATG ATTATGGTCCCAGAGAATTATAGAGAGTTTATCGATACTTTGACTTCTCAAGTGAAAGCCAATATCATTCCCATGAGCAGAATTGATGATGCTGTGAAGCGGATATTGAGAGTAAAATTTGTTATGGGTCTCTTCGAGAACCCAATGTCGGACCCTAGCTTGGCAAACCAACTGGGTAGCCAG GAGCATAGAGAATTAGCAAGGGAAGCAGTTAGGAAATCACTCGTGCTCTTGAAGAATGGCAAGACGCCTAGTCAGCCACTACTTCCTCTTCCAAAGAAAGCACCAAAAATACTTGTTGCCGGAACTCATGCAGACAACTTGGGTTACCAATGTGGAGGCTGGACAATTGAATGGCAGGGAGTTGCTGGCAACGATCTTACTATTG GGACCACCATTTTAACTGCTATCAAGAAAACTGTTGATCCTTCTACACAAGTAGTGTACCAGCAGAATCCTGATGCGAACTTCGTAAAGTCCAACAAATTCTCCTATGCCATTGTGGTTGTGGGTGAAGTCCCATATGCAGAGATGTTTGGCGACAGCTCAAATCTCACAATAGCTGAACCAGGTCCTAGCACCATCAGTAACATCTGTGGATCAGTGAAGTGTGTTGTAGTCGTAGTCTCTGGTCGTCCAGTCGTGCTGGAGCCTTACGTTTCAAAAATGGATGCCCTCGTTGCTGCTTGGCTCCCTGGAACTGAAGGTCAAGGTGTTGCTGATGCTTTATTTGGTGACTATGGCTTCACTGGAAAACTTGCTCGCACTTGGTTCAAGAGAGTTGATCAGCTTCCAATGAACTTTGACGATGCACACGTTGATCCCCTCTTTCCCTTTGGATTTGGCATCACAACTAAACCAGTGAAAGGCTACTAG